The following is a genomic window from Candidatus Neomarinimicrobiota bacterium.
CAATGACCTGTGTGAACGGGGCGTCAAAAATGGAAGAGTGGCTGTTGCCTATGATATCTGTAGAAACGATAGGTTCCTCTTGGTACTCCAAGATGGGCGCCAGCTTATCCGTTTCGGAAGCGGCGCGTACTGCTTCTTTCACGTGCTCTTCGGTAACATCTTGATTCAGCCGAACCACCAGATCCACCACAGATCCGTCTGGGACAGGGACGCGCATAGCGATACCATCCAACTTCCCTTTCAGTTCGGGAAGGACCTTTCCCACAGCCCTTGCAGCACCAGTGGTTGTGGGTATTATATTCTCAGCAGCAGCGCGGCTCCGGCGCCAATCCTTGTGAGGCACATCAGCCAGCCGCTGATCGTTGGTGTAAGCATGGATAGTATTGATGACGCCTGTCTCAATTCCGAAAGAATCATTTAGTATCTTGGCCATGGGTGCGAGACAGTTGGTGGTACAGCTGGCATTGGAAATAATTTTGTGATCAGGTCTCAGATTGTTATCATTCACACCGATAACCACCGTGTAATCGATCTCATCCTTGGCGGGAACGGTGAGGATAACCCTACCGACACCGGCGGAAAGATGACTCTCCAACTGTTCTTTCTGCCTAAAAATACCGGTAGCTTCCACAACCACATCAACACCCATGTCACCCCAGGGAAGTTTAGCGGGATCGGGATCTGAAAGCAGGGTGACATTATGGTTGGAAGTTTTCAGTATACCATCGGTGAGTTCCGCTTTATCACCAAAGCGGCCCATGACGGTATCATATTTTAACAGATAGACCAGCACCTCTCGCTCAGAAAGGTCATTAATTGCCACCACCTCAACATCAGGCCGTTCGTTTAATATCCGAAAAACTGACCGGCCAATGCGGCCAAAACCGTTAATGGCGATTCTCAACTATCACCTCCCAGACCGGCGTAGGCTTCTACCAACTCCAAAATGCGTTTTGAATAACCCCACCCGTTATCATACCAACAGATTGTTTTCAAAAAGTTTCCGGCGGCAATCATGGTGGCCTTGGCATCAAAGATCATGGACTCCCCGCAACCGATGACATCACTGGAAACGATGGGATCTTCCGTATAGCCCACAATATGGGAAAGATCACCCTGAGACCAGGTTTTCATTACCCCATTCACCTTGTCAACAGAGGGCATTTTATCGTGCTCCGTGGTAAGATCAATGCAAGAACCGTCAGGGACGGGGACATTGAATGCGATCCCTTTCACTTTACCAGCTAGATGAGGAAACATGGATTCAACCAAACGGGGTGACGGTGTTTCGTTGGGGATGATATTTTCCACTGCTGACCGACTCCGGCGTTGCCGAACCCGCGTATTGTCAGCCAAGGGCTGATCTGAAGTGTACGCATGCACAGTGGCCATCATGGCATTCCTGATACCAAACTCATCATCTAAAATCTTGAGCATGAGTGCCAGGACCTGAGTAGTAGAGGAAGACGGCGATACTATTTTGTCACCTGGAGAAATTTCAGATTCGTTCACCCCTAGCACAACAATGCGGTCTACAGAGGTCACTTCCGGGTTTGTAATGATGGTTCGCTTTGTGTGATTGCGGTAGGCCTTCACCTCTTCGATTGACCAAGTGACACCGGTAGAATCGATGACCACATCCAGGTTCATCATATCCCAAGGGATCTCCGAAGGTTTGCCCCCGGGGAGGAGCCTCACGTTTTGATCACCTACTTTAAGGTAGTTGTCGCTGACGGTAGCTTCCACATCAAAGGGGCCGTGGACGGAATCACGGAGCAACAGGTACCGGAGTGTTTCCGGCTGACCCAGATCGCTGATGGCGGTAAACTGAAAGTTGGGATTGTCATAGCCGAGGCGAAACAGATTGCGACCAATGCGGCCGAACCCCATGAGACCGATTCTTAAAGGGGGACTCATCTACAGATCCTTAAGATGACATAGAATTAAGGTGGGACAAGAAGGCTAAAGGCCCCGTTTTCCAAGGGCCTCTTCGTTGCCGTAAGTCTGAAACGCCACGGCAAAAATGAATGTGAGACAAATAAGTTTTTGTGATACGACCTGAACCTTAAGTGCTGACAGGCTCTCTTCTATAGAAGGACCGAATTCAATGATACCGATGTAAACAGCTATGAGAAATGCAAAAAGACCGTAACCCATCCCGTATATGGTATGCATTGTTTCAGTCCTAAAGAAAACAAATGTATAACATGCTGCAGCAATGAGGAAGAATCTGAAACACCAATTGCTAAAAAAAACGTGAGGATCTAACATCAAGTCCCCTGGCGTAAGACCACTGCCCATGATAAAGATACCTCCAAGAATACCGCCGGCCGATCCTATCACAGAAACCAAATGGATATTTCTTTCTTTTGAATAAAGTGACGGAAGAGTCCAAAAAAAGAAGCAGAAGACTAGCCCAGTCGCAGCAAATGCAAAGCTAAAAAGGACTGATGAAAAATAATTTTCCTGACCATTATATACAGCCCACCGCCCCAGATCACTCAAGAAGTTTTGGGAAAAAATATAACCTTCGGTGGTAGCATCACGATAAGTACCACCCGGATAGAAAAACATGGCCAAAAAAATAAATAATATAAATACTCCTAAGTTCCAGCGAGGAATTGTGACAAGCACAAGTCGTTTCGAATCGATCATTTTATCACCGGAATGAGCTCGTCTAGCATTAGTGCCCGTACGAACTGGACAGGAGGTGAACCGAATGACAGTTCTTCATCATGGTAATCTTTCAACACAAATTTAGCACCGCGTCGCTTTTGAACTTCCTCTCTTAGTGAATAGTGCTCCAAGAAACCGACAAAATATGTCGAAAGCTGTGCCGAGGTTAGTTGAGCGCGAATCCACTTCGCAGCTGCTTCCCTTTCTTCCTGAAAGGTGTCCTCGATCATCAATTCCATGGCCTCATCATAGCTCATGTCCCCAGCGTGGATCTTCTGATCGATCATGGCATTGGCAATGGCCCTGAGGTACCATTTGAGAATGATGAGTTGCATGAGCGGATCATAGTCCAAGAATCCTTCTTCCAGAAAGACACGCTCCACATAAACCGCCCACCCTTCAATAAAAACGCCTGAAGACAAAACTGCCCGCAAGGTTGAAGGATACCTGTTGGAATGTGCCAGCTGAACAAAATGGCCTGGCATGGCTTCATGTATGGTGAGATTATGAACGGATCGTTGATTGTATTCCCGAAGATAGGAGTGCACCTGTTTCTCCGTCCATTCTTCCGGGAGAGGTGAAACGGCATAGAATGTTTTGAGTCCCGTTTCCAATGGACCAGGGGAATCACAGTAGGCCAGAGTCACCCCTCTACGAAACTCAGGCATGATAATAATTTCAACTGGATCAGAAGGCAGAGTAAGTATCTCCGCTTCTTTTACAAAGTCTTCTGCAATTCTTATGGAGGACCTGGCGAAATCAATGATGCCGTCCTTGTCAGGGATTTCTCGGTATGCCTCCTCCAAGACGGCCCGGATGACGGCCTGCTGGTAAACTTCGGTGGGAACCTCGGGGAATTCGGTATAGGGGTGCATTCCCTTGTAAACGCTTTTTGCAATATCGTACATATGAGACCGAGTTTTCACCAGCTCAGATTCGGCTTTTTCCAATATCTGTTGTCGAGTGAGGGGTGTCTGAAGAGTGAATGCCAGTTTTCTATCATACAGCTTGGGGCCGATGCGGAAGTTGCCATTGGCTTTCGGCAACACCTCCTCCTCAAGCCATTTCTGATGTTTGGCATTTTCCTTCCGGGCAGTTTCTATAGCCTTATTGAGCTGTTTCCTGTATCGTTTCTTCAGTTTGTTTTTTTGTGGCACAACAAGGTTATCCAATATGGAAAGAACACCCTTATTCTGTTTAACGGCCGTTTCGGCATGGATTTTAGGGACCCTTTCCGGAATGATAGTTTCACGGATCTGAGCATACATCCGAGGGAACTGTTCCAGCCGGCCAGCCACATTTATAAGACGCTCCTCCACAGGTGCAAATTCCCGTGCCATAAGGCTGTAGATAGCTCCGCCGGCCAAGCCTGTATAGCGGAGCGGATTCCAAGACCACTCCTGTAACTCTTCTATCCTCCATATCCCTGACCGGAGCCGATTGTCTAAAAGAGCCGCGTCTACCTGATAGGCGCGGGAGAGTTCTCCCTTGGGAATAATCTCCAGTTCCTCTATGTATTTTTTATTGAAGGCAACCCTTTCAGCCCGTGCTTCACTACTCACCTGATTCACAAGATGGTCAAAGCGGTGGTCACCGAGGGATGTGGCACCCACAGGTCCCAAAGCGGGGGATTCATCAAGGTAGCGCTTGGCAAGATCCTCAAACTGCTTGTCAGCAGAGGACTGAGCAACTGTGACTGAAAGTGTGAGAAATAGTCCTATAATAGTTTTCATCGGATGCTTCTATCGTATCGGTGTTTTACAAATTCTGTAGATAATTCCTGAATAGTTCCACATCCCATGAGTGCCATGTCACGTTCCAGCTCATCTTTAAGTATCTGAAGTGCCAATTCTACCCCTTTTTGCCCTCCGGCGGCAAGTCCGTAGAGATAGGCCTTACCGATAGAAACAGCATCTGCTCCCAATGCCAATGCTTTCAAGATATGAGTCCCGCGGCGGATGCCGCCATCCAGAATCAGTTCCATGTCACTTCCCACAGCATCCCTTATGGGTGCTAAACAATCTATGGCTGCCGGGACGCCGTCCATCTGGCGGCCACCATGGTTGGAAATCATGAGCGCAGTGGCGCCGATTTCCCGGGCCCTTTTTGCATCCTCAGCAGTAAGTACCCCCTTAATAACGAAAGGCCCGCCCCACTGCTGAATGAGCCGGGCGGCATCGTCCCAAGTAACTGTCCTGTCGAACTGACCATTCACATATTCTATGAGGCCCATGGCACCTTTGCCAAGTGCGTCCACCCGATGGACCACATTTGCTAGACGGAAATCGGGATGAAGCAATAAGTTAAATGTCCAGTTCAAGTGTGTAACAAAACTGAAAAGACTCTTCATCGTAAACCGTGGAGGCATGGTCATGCCGGTCACTTTGTCCCTTTCTCGGTTCCCGGCGAGAGGAACATCAACAGTAAGACAAAGGACGTCATAGTTAGCAGCTTTGCATCGCTCCACAAACTCCCGAGTAAGTTCCCTGTCTTTCAGGATATATATCTGGAATATTTTCGGCCCATCCGTCTCCTTAGCAATTTCCTCAAGACTGGCAGTTCCGAGTGTTGACAGACTGTACGCCGTTCCAAACTTGGCGGCGGCACGAGCCACAGCATTTTCCTTGGTATGATGAAAAAGCCGCGACATGCCGGTAGGGGCAATGAAGAATGGGATATCGAGCTTTTTGCCGAAGAGTGTGACAGTTGTGTCAATTTCGTCTACCGGCCTGAGGAAGCGGGGTTGAATCTCATAGTCGTCAAAGGCGTCGGTGTTGCGTCGGAGAGTCACCTCATCATCTGCTCCACCATCAATGTAGTGAAACATGGACCGTGGCAAACGGCGTTTTGCAAGAGACCTGAGATCATTTATGTTGTTACAACGAGATAGGGACAACATAGTTTATTATTTCAATTTTTTCGTTACTATCTGCATTAACCCCTCAAAACGGTATCAAAATAGTACAACCAGTTAAGTCCAAGTATTTTTTCTATTTTATCATCGGAATAGCCACGTTTTTTGAGACCGTGGGCCACATTCCGGAATCTTCCAGGTTTATCCAGATCAGGTATCCAAGGAGGCCACTTTACGTTGTAGGAAGGTTTGAAGGATTTGAGCCTTGGCTCGTACCAGGTTTCTTTGGTTGCCCACACTTTTATTCCCTGAACGGGAAAATCAGTACAGAGAGCAACGTGGTCAATGCCACCAACCTTCACCACATGGTCCACATGATCAAGATATGTTTCAATGGTGGTTTGCCCACCGGGGTCGGGACCAACGAAATACCCCAATGCCGCCACTCCCATGACGCCCCCTTTATCCGCCATCGTCCGGATTTGGTTATCTGTTTTGGCCCTGGGATGGTTCCTATAGATAGCTTCACACATAGTATGTGTGAAGCATGCGGGTGGGTCGGAAAACTGTATGCCATCATATGAGGTTTGTTTTCCACAGTGTGAAAGATCTACAATAATACCTAGTTCATTCATGCGTTTAACAACATCCACCCCAAAATCGGAAAGACCGGAGTTGGTTCGTTCAGTACATCCATCGCCAACCAAGTTTCGTGAATTATAAGTAAGTTGGATACAACGGGTACCCATGTCGTGAAGGACATCCAGACGTTCCATTTTATTTTCAATCATTGTTGTATTCTGGTGACCATACATTACAGCCAGTTTGTTTTCCTTTTTTGCCTGGCGGAAATGGGTAGCCGCAGTAGCTTTCATAAAAAGGTCGGGGTGTTCTGAGATCCGGTCATTCCAAGCCGAAATATCACTCAGAGCACCATCCCATGTACGATTGTGTAGACTTGTCTGGATGCCGGTATATCCGGATCGTTTAACTGCTTCGTATGCCACCTTGCCCCATTGACGTCCAACCGAAAGGGAGTCAATAACAATGGCTTGATCATATAACGAATCCACTGACTGCTTTCTCTGGCCTATGACCAAGGGGTTCCCCAAAGCGATGCCGGCTGCTCCAGCTGTAGCAGTTTTTAGAAATGTTCTTCTATCAGTTTCCATTTTTCTCCTATAGTCAGCAGTGCTTGCACATCACTTCACTATGCTGTAACCCAAGCGCTGAGGACTTTCTTCCGGTTCGAGTGGTGTTGTACCACGAGCATCAGTTTTGATCAAAAGAAGATCGGCAGGGCTGCCATCCATGGAAGCACTGGACCCTACCAAAACAAACCCGCCGTCTGAGGTGGTTTGTAGAGAAGTGATCTCATCACTAGAGACGCTCTCAAAAGTGCGTTGCCAGAGGGGATCGCCAACAGCGTCGGTTTTCAGGAGCCAGGCATCGGCTTTGCTCTCTTCTTTGAGACGGCTTGAACCGGCCAGGATATACCCTCCGTCATCGGTCTGACGGATAGCGTAGCACCGGTCCCAGCTCTGCCCACCGAAGGTCTTTTCCCAGAGGGTCTCGCCTGCGGCATCGGTTCTGATAAGTAAAACGTCTTCAAAGTTGGGAAAGAAAGCTTGAGTGATACCCACAACAATGTAGCCGCCATCGGCAGTCTCCTGAACAAAATGGCCGGTGTTGTGCTCACGGCTGCCGAATGTTTTGGTCCACTGCTCCTGACCTTGATTGTCAGTCTTCACCAACCAGATGCGACTCGATTTTTTTTCCTCCGTCTCTGTAAATCCTGTAATAACAAAACCGCCATCGGAAGTCTCCTGAACCGCGTAGCCGTACTCCCAGTCCGGGCCGCCGAATGTGTTTGT
Proteins encoded in this region:
- a CDS encoding type I glyceraldehyde-3-phosphate dehydrogenase, with translation MSPPLRIGLMGFGRIGRNLFRLGYDNPNFQFTAISDLGQPETLRYLLLRDSVHGPFDVEATVSDNYLKVGDQNVRLLPGGKPSEIPWDMMNLDVVIDSTGVTWSIEEVKAYRNHTKRTIITNPEVTSVDRIVVLGVNESEISPGDKIVSPSSSTTQVLALMLKILDDEFGIRNAMMATVHAYTSDQPLADNTRVRQRRSRSAVENIIPNETPSPRLVESMFPHLAGKVKGIAFNVPVPDGSCIDLTTEHDKMPSVDKVNGVMKTWSQGDLSHIVGYTEDPIVSSDVIGCGESMIFDAKATMIAAGNFLKTICWYDNGWGYSKRILELVEAYAGLGGDS
- a CDS encoding DUF885 domain-containing protein produces the protein MKTIIGLFLTLSVTVAQSSADKQFEDLAKRYLDESPALGPVGATSLGDHRFDHLVNQVSSEARAERVAFNKKYIEELEIIPKGELSRAYQVDAALLDNRLRSGIWRIEELQEWSWNPLRYTGLAGGAIYSLMAREFAPVEERLINVAGRLEQFPRMYAQIRETIIPERVPKIHAETAVKQNKGVLSILDNLVVPQKNKLKKRYRKQLNKAIETARKENAKHQKWLEEEVLPKANGNFRIGPKLYDRKLAFTLQTPLTRQQILEKAESELVKTRSHMYDIAKSVYKGMHPYTEFPEVPTEVYQQAVIRAVLEEAYREIPDKDGIIDFARSSIRIAEDFVKEAEILTLPSDPVEIIIMPEFRRGVTLAYCDSPGPLETGLKTFYAVSPLPEEWTEKQVHSYLREYNQRSVHNLTIHEAMPGHFVQLAHSNRYPSTLRAVLSSGVFIEGWAVYVERVFLEEGFLDYDPLMQLIILKWYLRAIANAMIDQKIHAGDMSYDEAMELMIEDTFQEEREAAAKWIRAQLTSAQLSTYFVGFLEHYSLREEVQKRRGAKFVLKDYHDEELSFGSPPVQFVRALMLDELIPVIK
- a CDS encoding alpha-hydroxy-acid oxidizing protein; this encodes MLSLSRCNNINDLRSLAKRRLPRSMFHYIDGGADDEVTLRRNTDAFDDYEIQPRFLRPVDEIDTTVTLFGKKLDIPFFIAPTGMSRLFHHTKENAVARAAAKFGTAYSLSTLGTASLEEIAKETDGPKIFQIYILKDRELTREFVERCKAANYDVLCLTVDVPLAGNRERDKVTGMTMPPRFTMKSLFSFVTHLNWTFNLLLHPDFRLANVVHRVDALGKGAMGLIEYVNGQFDRTVTWDDAARLIQQWGGPFVIKGVLTAEDAKRAREIGATALMISNHGGRQMDGVPAAIDCLAPIRDAVGSDMELILDGGIRRGTHILKALALGADAVSIGKAYLYGLAAGGQKGVELALQILKDELERDMALMGCGTIQELSTEFVKHRYDRSIR
- a CDS encoding twin-arginine translocation signal domain-containing protein, producing the protein METDRRTFLKTATAGAAGIALGNPLVIGQRKQSVDSLYDQAIVIDSLSVGRQWGKVAYEAVKRSGYTGIQTSLHNRTWDGALSDISAWNDRISEHPDLFMKATAATHFRQAKKENKLAVMYGHQNTTMIENKMERLDVLHDMGTRCIQLTYNSRNLVGDGCTERTNSGLSDFGVDVVKRMNELGIIVDLSHCGKQTSYDGIQFSDPPACFTHTMCEAIYRNHPRAKTDNQIRTMADKGGVMGVAALGYFVGPDPGGQTTIETYLDHVDHVVKVGGIDHVALCTDFPVQGIKVWATKETWYEPRLKSFKPSYNVKWPPWIPDLDKPGRFRNVAHGLKKRGYSDDKIEKILGLNWLYYFDTVLRG
- the gap gene encoding type I glyceraldehyde-3-phosphate dehydrogenase is translated as MRIAINGFGRIGRSVFRILNERPDVEVVAINDLSEREVLVYLLKYDTVMGRFGDKAELTDGILKTSNHNVTLLSDPDPAKLPWGDMGVDVVVEATGIFRQKEQLESHLSAGVGRVILTVPAKDEIDYTVVIGVNDNNLRPDHKIISNASCTTNCLAPMAKILNDSFGIETGVINTIHAYTNDQRLADVPHKDWRRSRAAAENIIPTTTGAARAVGKVLPELKGKLDGIAMRVPVPDGSVVDLVVRLNQDVTEEHVKEAVRAASETDKLAPILEYQEEPIVSTDIIGNSHSSIFDAPFTQVIDGSLVKTLSWYDNEWGYSNRVVDLIDILGKFDSGTA